A genomic stretch from Pararhizobium sp. IMCC21322 includes:
- a CDS encoding BolA family transcriptional regulator: MSVKTKIEEKLTQHFQPTALQVVDESHLHAGHSGWKEGGETHFRVEITAPSFADMSRVGRHRAINECLADELAGPVHALAIRAEASA; encoded by the coding sequence ATGTCCGTCAAAACAAAAATTGAAGAAAAGCTGACGCAGCACTTTCAACCCACTGCCCTCCAAGTTGTGGATGAATCGCATCTTCATGCTGGTCATTCCGGCTGGAAAGAGGGCGGTGAAACACATTTTCGTGTCGAAATCACGGCACCTTCTTTTGCCGATATGAGCCGTGTCGGGCGTCATCGTGCGATCAATGAATGCCTTGCCGATGAGCTTGCCGGCCCGGTTCATGCACTGGCCATTCGCGCAGAAGCCAGCGCGTAA